In a single window of the Atlantibacter hermannii genome:
- the amiA gene encoding N-acetylmuramoyl-l-alanine amidase I, translating to MSTIKFTKLTSRRQLLLTGLAALTLSGVNKALAWEESKALKTSNGHSPAKKKTAGARRVVVLDPGHGGIDTGAIGANGSKEKHVVLAIAKNVRNILKSKGIDARLTRSGDTFIPLYDRVEIAHKHGADLFMSIHADGFTNPSAAGASVFALSNRGASSAMAKYLSERENAADDVAGSKVKHKDQYLQQVLFDLVQTDTIKNSLTLGSHILRQIKPVHRLHSRSTEQAAFVVLKSPSVPSVLVETSFITNPEEERLLGTQAFRQKIANAIASGVISYFNWFDNHKAHSKRG from the coding sequence ATGAGCACGATAAAATTTACCAAACTCACTTCGCGTCGCCAGTTGCTGTTGACTGGCCTCGCCGCCCTGACCTTATCAGGTGTGAACAAAGCCCTTGCCTGGGAAGAGAGCAAGGCACTGAAAACCTCCAATGGACACAGCCCGGCTAAGAAAAAAACCGCAGGCGCTCGCCGCGTTGTGGTACTTGATCCCGGCCATGGCGGCATTGACACGGGCGCAATTGGCGCGAATGGCTCAAAGGAAAAGCACGTCGTGCTGGCCATCGCTAAAAATGTGCGCAATATTTTGAAAAGTAAAGGGATTGATGCCCGCTTAACCCGCAGTGGCGATACCTTTATTCCGTTATACGATCGCGTTGAAATTGCCCATAAACATGGCGCGGATCTGTTTATGTCGATTCACGCCGATGGCTTTACCAACCCGTCAGCCGCAGGCGCGTCAGTGTTCGCCCTGTCTAATCGCGGCGCCAGTAGCGCCATGGCGAAATACCTCTCCGAGCGCGAGAACGCCGCCGATGACGTGGCGGGCAGTAAGGTGAAGCATAAAGATCAATACCTGCAACAGGTGCTGTTCGATCTGGTGCAAACCGACACCATCAAAAACAGTCTGACGCTCGGATCGCACATTCTGCGCCAGATCAAGCCGGTGCACCGTCTGCACAGCCGCTCTACTGAGCAGGCGGCGTTTGTGGTGTTGAAGTCGCCTTCGGTACCCTCCGTGCTGGTGGAAACCTCGTTTATCACTAACCCGGAGGAAGAGCGCCTGTTAGGCACTCAGGCGTTTCGCCAGAAAATCGCCAACGCCATCGCCAGCGGGGTGATCAGCTATTTCAACTGGTTCGATAATCACAAAGCGCATTCAAAACGAGGCTAA
- the hemF gene encoding coproporphyrinogen III oxidase, whose protein sequence is MTPDITAVKQFLLGLQDHICQQLSAVDGASFIEDNWQRDAGGGGRSRVLRDGNVFEQAGVNFSHVSGDALPASATAHRPELAGRRFEAMGVSLVVHPRNPYVPTSHANVRFFIATKPDAEPVWWFGGGFDLTPYYGFEEDAVHWHRTARDLCAPFGDEVYPRYKKWCDDYFFLKHRKEPRGIGGLFFDDLNTPDFASCFAFTQAVGQGYLDAYLPIVERRQALPWGERERDFQLYRRGRYVEFNLVWDRGTLFGLQTGGRTESILMSMPPLVRWEYNFQPEAGSPEAALSEFIQVKDWLKP, encoded by the coding sequence ATGACGCCGGATATTACTGCGGTTAAACAGTTTCTGCTGGGTCTTCAGGACCACATCTGCCAGCAGTTGAGCGCCGTTGACGGGGCGTCATTTATTGAAGACAACTGGCAGCGCGACGCGGGAGGCGGCGGACGCAGCCGCGTTTTACGCGACGGTAACGTCTTCGAGCAGGCGGGCGTGAATTTCTCCCATGTCTCTGGCGACGCCCTGCCCGCGTCCGCCACCGCGCACCGCCCGGAACTGGCAGGCCGCCGTTTCGAAGCCATGGGCGTCTCTCTGGTGGTCCATCCGCGCAATCCGTATGTGCCCACCAGCCACGCCAACGTGCGTTTTTTCATCGCGACAAAGCCTGATGCCGAACCGGTGTGGTGGTTTGGCGGCGGCTTCGATCTGACGCCCTATTACGGGTTTGAAGAAGACGCCGTCCACTGGCATCGCACCGCCCGGGATCTGTGCGCCCCCTTTGGTGATGAGGTCTATCCGCGCTACAAAAAGTGGTGCGATGACTACTTTTTCCTGAAGCACCGCAAGGAACCGCGCGGTATTGGCGGTCTGTTTTTCGACGATCTCAACACACCGGATTTTGCCTCCTGCTTCGCCTTCACCCAGGCGGTAGGACAAGGCTATCTGGATGCGTATCTGCCCATCGTTGAGCGCCGTCAAGCCCTGCCCTGGGGCGAGCGCGAACGTGACTTCCAGCTTTATCGCCGGGGCCGTTACGTGGAGTTCAATCTGGTGTGGGATCGCGGCACGCTGTTTGGCTTACAAACCGGTGGACGTACCGAGTCGATTTTAATGTCGATGCCGCCGCTGGTGCGCTGGGAATACAATTTCCAGCCTGAAGCGGGCAGCCCGGAAGCCGCGTTAAGCGAGTTTATTCAGGTGAAGGACTGGCTGAAGCCATAA